The Comamonas testosteroni genome contains the following window.
GCGCACCCGTTGCCTCGGCCACTTCCACCAGCAGGCTGGCCGCCAGGGGCAGGGCCGCAGGGCTGTTCTGTGCCAGCGCCTGAAGGCTTGACAAAGCCTGCGCGGATTGGCCCTGTCGATGCTGGAGCTGGGCCAGCTCCAGTCGGGGGCGCGGAGCTTGCGGCGCAGTCTCCAGAGCCTGCTGCAGCTGTGCAAAAGCCTTGTCGAGCTGGCCGTGGGCCACCTGAGATTGCGCGTCTTCGCAAAGGTAATGGGCCAGCCGGGTGCTGAAGTCTCCCTGGCCTGCGGCCTGCATCTTGCGCACGATGGCCGCTGCCTGGCCCCAGTCGCGCGAGCGCTCGTAAATGGCCAGCAGCGCCAGGCGTGCCTCGCCTTCGTACTGCGTGCCTTCCAGGCGGTTCAGGGCCTCCTCGGCGCGGTCCAGCAGGCCGGCCTTGAGAAAGTCCTGTGCCAGTGCATGCTGGGCACGGTCCCGGTCGGGGCGGGTGAGGTCGGCGCGGCTGAGCAGATGCTCGTGGACGCGCACCGCACGGTTGTATTCGCCGCGGCGGCGAAACAGATTGCCCAGTGCAAAGTGCAGTTCGGTGGTGTCGGGGTCGTTCTGTACGGCCTCGATAAAGGCATCGATGGCCTTGTCCTGCTGCTCGTTGAGCAGAAAGTTCAGACCCTTGAAGTACGCCTTGGGAGCCTGGCGGTTGTCGGCACGCACCTGGCGCAAATCCCAGCGGGAGGCCAGCCAGCCCAGCACAAAGGCCGCAGGCAGGCCCAGCAAGATCCAAGTCAGATTAAATTCCATGCACGTCGCCCGGCGCAATGATCGAAGAAGAGTTCTGTTCCTTCATCGCAGGTGCTGCACTGGTGGCGTTGCCTGCGGTGTTCGGCGGCTGTTGCGTGGCCTGTGCCTCGCGCGCTGCGCTGCGATGCTTGAGCCAGCGTGGCACCATGCCCAGCACCCCGACAAAAAGACCCAGCGCAAAGGCCGCCAGAACCACCAGCACCAGAGGTGCTGTCCAGGCCGTGCCAAAGAAGAAATGCACGGTCGCGTCTTGCTGGTTGTTGAGTGCGAATGCGAACAGAGTGAAAAAAATGGCTGCCTTGAGCAGCCACAGCAGGTATTTCATGCTTCCCTTTATGCGCCTTGTGTGACGGGAAGATTTTAGGCCAGCCCATGCGCGGACTGGCAAACGTACGGCGTGGTCAGTCCTGAGGTGGCTGACGGTGCCCATGGACTTCAGGCGGTCTGCGGCTGCTGGGCAGCGGAGTCTTCGGCCTTGAGATTGTCCACGGCTTCGCGCAGGGCCTTGCCTGGCTTGAAATGGGGAACGCGCTTGGAAGGAACCTGAACGGACTCGCCGGAGCGGGGGTTGCGGCCTATGCGGGGCTGGCGGTGATTGATGGCAAAGCTGCCAAAGCCGCGAATTTCAATACGGTGACCGCGCACCAGGGCATCGCTGACGGCATCCAGAATGGTTTTGACGGCCTGCTCGGCATCACGTTGGTTGAGTTGGCCAAATTGGGCGGCAAGTTCTTCGACGAGATCGGATCGGGTCATCGGGTGGCGGAGGCTCTAGGTTGAAAACAACAACGGGCGCACAGGGCGCCCGTTGTCTTTGACGCTTGGCGGTCAGTCAGGCAAGCTGGCTGACCGGCTGATGCAAGATTTACTTGTCAGCGTCCAGCTTGGCACGCAGCAGAGCGCCCAGGCTGGTGGTACCAGCGTTTTCCTTGGAGGACTGAGCCGACAGGGAAGCCATGGCGACTTGCTGCTCAGCGTGATCCTTTTGCTTGATGGACAGCTGGATGTTGCGGCTCTTGCGATCCACGTTCACCACCACGGCAGTGACTTCGTCGCCTTCCTTCAGGACGGAACGAGCATCTTCCACGCGGTCTTGCGAGATTTCGGAAGCGCGCAGGTAGCCGATGATGTCTTCACCCAGGTCGATTTCAGCGCCCTTGGCGTCCACAGTCTTGACCTTGCCGGTCACAACCTGGCCCTTGTCGTTCACGGTCACGAAGGTCGTGAAGGGGTCGCTGTCCAGCTGCTTGATGCCCAGGGAGATGCGCTCGCGCTCAACGTCCACGGCCAGCACGATGGCTTCGACTTCTTGACCCTTCTTGTAGTTACGAACGGCAGCTTCGCCGGCTTCGTTCCACGACAGGTCGGACAGGTGCACCAGGCCGTCGATACCGGCAGCCAGACCCACGAACACGCCGAAGTCGGTGATGGACTTGATGGGGCCCTTCACGCGGTCGCCGCGCTTGGTGTTCTGGGCGAATTCTTGCCAGGGGTTAGCCTTGCACTGCTTCATGCCCAGGGAGATGCGACGCTTGTCTTCGTCGATTTCCAGAACCATGACTTCCACTTCGTCGCCCAGGGACACGAGCTTGGTGGGAGCAATGTTCTTGTTGGTCCAGTCCATTTCGGAAACGTGCACCAGGCCTTCGATGCCGGGTTCCAGTTCCACGAATGCGCCGTAGTCGGCAATGTTGGTGACCTTGCCGAACAGACGGGTGGCGGAGGGGTAGCGGCGAGCCACGCCCATCCAGGGATCGTCGCCCATTTGCTTCAGACCCAGGGACACGCGGTTCTTTTCGGTGTCGAACTTCAGGATCTTGGCAGTGATTTCCTGGCCGGCAGTCACCACTTCGGAGGGGTGACGCACACGGCGCCATGCCATGTCGGTGATGTGCAGCAGGCCGTCGATGCCGCCCAGGTCCACGAACGCACCGTATTCGGTGATGTTCTTGACCACGCCCTGAACGATAGCGCCTTCCTTCAGGGTTTCCATCAGCTTGGCGCGCTCTTCGCCCATGGAGGCTTCCACCACAGCGCGGCGCGACAGCACCACGTTGTTGCGCTTGCGATCCAGCTTGATGACCTTGAATTCCAGGGTCTT
Protein-coding sequences here:
- the lapB gene encoding lipopolysaccharide assembly protein LapB yields the protein MEFNLTWILLGLPAAFVLGWLASRWDLRQVRADNRQAPKAYFKGLNFLLNEQQDKAIDAFIEAVQNDPDTTELHFALGNLFRRRGEYNRAVRVHEHLLSRADLTRPDRDRAQHALAQDFLKAGLLDRAEEALNRLEGTQYEGEARLALLAIYERSRDWGQAAAIVRKMQAAGQGDFSTRLAHYLCEDAQSQVAHGQLDKAFAQLQQALETAPQAPRPRLELAQLQHRQGQSAQALSSLQALAQNSPAALPLAASLLVEVAEATGALSEAHNLLLKHYEQAPSLDLLQALVAIDQKSGDAEAPGRQRLVKHLEHESSLVAAAQWLEGETLTEEQYHATVQKALNHATKPLTRYRCAACGFEARTHFWHCPGCQSWDSYPARRVEEL
- a CDS encoding LapA family protein is translated as MKYLLWLLKAAIFFTLFAFALNNQQDATVHFFFGTAWTAPLVLVVLAAFALGLFVGVLGMVPRWLKHRSAAREAQATQQPPNTAGNATSAAPAMKEQNSSSIIAPGDVHGI
- a CDS encoding integration host factor subunit beta, whose protein sequence is MTRSDLVEELAAQFGQLNQRDAEQAVKTILDAVSDALVRGHRIEIRGFGSFAINHRQPRIGRNPRSGESVQVPSKRVPHFKPGKALREAVDNLKAEDSAAQQPQTA
- the rpsA gene encoding 30S ribosomal protein S1, encoding MSESFAALFEESLTRTEMRPGEVITAEVVRVEHNFVVVNAGLKSEAYVPLDEFKNDQGEVEVQVGDFVSVAIGSIENGYGDTILSRDTAKRLASWLSLEKALESGEFVTGTTSGKVKGGLTVLVNGIRAFLPGSLIDTRPIKDLTPYENKTLEFKVIKLDRKRNNVVLSRRAVVEASMGEERAKLMETLKEGAIVQGVVKNITEYGAFVDLGGIDGLLHITDMAWRRVRHPSEVVTAGQEITAKILKFDTEKNRVSLGLKQMGDDPWMGVARRYPSATRLFGKVTNIADYGAFVELEPGIEGLVHVSEMDWTNKNIAPTKLVSLGDEVEVMVLEIDEDKRRISLGMKQCKANPWQEFAQNTKRGDRVKGPIKSITDFGVFVGLAAGIDGLVHLSDLSWNEAGEAAVRNYKKGQEVEAIVLAVDVERERISLGIKQLDSDPFTTFVTVNDKGQVVTGKVKTVDAKGAEIDLGEDIIGYLRASEISQDRVEDARSVLKEGDEVTAVVVNVDRKSRNIQLSIKQKDHAEQQVAMASLSAQSSKENAGTTSLGALLRAKLDADK